One genomic region from Vanacampus margaritifer isolate UIUO_Vmar chromosome 2, RoL_Vmar_1.0, whole genome shotgun sequence encodes:
- the LOC144044532 gene encoding ADP-ribosylation factor-like protein 4D — translation MGNQFTDIAPNTTFLPNLQSLHIVVIGLDNAGKTSLLYRLKLQEFVETIPTKGFNMERIKIPTGNSKANTSTFQVWDVGGQEKLRPLWKSYTRRTDGLVFVVDAAEAERMEEAKMELHRISRSAENLGVPVLVLANKQDLESAMSASEVEKVLSLHEMSSSTLHHTQGCSALDGQGLQMGLEKLYEMILKRKKILRQSKKKR, via the exons ATGGGCAACCAGTTTACAGACATTGCCCCCAACACCACATTCCTCCCCAACCTCCAGTCCTTGCACATTGTTGTGATCGGTTTGGACAACGCAGGGAAAACCTCACTGCTCTACAGACTTAAACTGCAGGAATTTGTCGAGACCATCCCCACCAAAGGCTTCAACATGGAGCGCATTAAAATACCCACGGGGAATTCCAAAGCCAACACATCGACTTTCCAGGTGTGGGATGTTGGCGGTCAGGAGAAATTGAGGCCTCTCTGGAAATCGTACACTCGGAGGACTGACGGGCTAGTGTTTGTGGTGGATGCAGCTGAGGCCGAGCGAATGGAGGAAGCCAAGATGGAGCTTCACAGGATCAGTCGGTCTGCTGAGAATCTTGGGGTGCCTGTGTTGGTTCTGGCAAACAAACAGGACCTGGAATCAGCCATGTCAGCGTCGGAG GTGGAGAAAGTTCTCTCTCTCCATGAAATGAGCTCATCCACGCTACACCACACACAAGGCTGCTCAGCGCTGGATGGTCAAGGCCTGCAGATGGGCCTAGAAAAACTCTATGAGATGATCCTGAAGCGGAAGAAGATACTTCGACAGAGCAAGAAGAAGAGATGA